Part of the Candidatus Methylomirabilota bacterium genome is shown below.
CCCATTTGTTCAAGAAAGGCTGTTCGGTGACCATCACCGACCAGGGAACCCCGAACACATGCGTCTCGAAAAATTTCTCGTCCATCAAGGGGCCAGTCGCTGTCCTCACCCCACCTCCACCCATACCGCTTGCTGCATTTACGGCCTGGGATGGAACAGAGCCGCTTGGCGCGCCAAGGATCGAGGCCGTTATTCCAGGAAAACTCTTACCCCAAATGGTGTCTCCCGGGACATTCACCGTCTCCGCGACCTCGTCGGGCCGCCAGTGACGCACCCGAACCCACACATGGCAGTGTCCACGATGGCAGACGATCCGGCATATTCCCGTAATCCTCCACCGAAGGCAGGAGCCCCAGTTGAAAAAAGACTCCTCAGCAATCCCTACCGTCTCTACAACCAGAAACAAGAAAAGCGCGAGGACGACAACGACTCTTTTTAGCGCCACGTCACCCCCCTGACCGACTCCCTTGCCATCTCAACGACCTCCTTGGGCTCGCTCCCATCCATCGGCTCGCCTCTACGAACTCGTACCCTGATCTCCAAATAGCTTTGCCTTCCGTCACCGTTCTCAGCGAATTTATCGGCAATCCTGAGCCTGGGCTCCTCAAGAGCACGCATCCATCGAAACCACCTCCAGTAGGCCCTGCGCCGCAGACTCCTTACCTCTTTCATCTCCATATGAAACCTCCGGCAGAGTCTCAGAAGACCGAAGGATCGATAAAAGTCCAATCTCCCTTTTCTCTCCAGGACGAAGGTCACACCCCTTCTCTCATAAAGCTCCTCGACCTCCCCAAGGAGTTCATCGGCCCATACTTTGAGGCGTGCCTTCTCGCTCATCAGCGGCACACGGACCACTTTCCCTGCGTAGCCGGCCTCCCAGAGCTGCTTCACTATTGCGTGGGGAAGAGACACGGTCCCAATCCTAATCCGCCAATGGGAGATCCGCACACCCGTAAATGAGCAAATACGTCGCTCTTCATGGTGCCATTTCTTAAAGCGAACGTAGGGGGATTTACTGTAAGAAGAAAAAGACAATGCGTGATTCCGACTTGGCGATAGGAGTAGTCGTTCTGGCCGCAGTCATAGCGGGTCTACTTTACTTCCTTTTCTCCACTCAGCTGGGCGGGATAGGCCAGTGGCTGCGCGGGCCTTCTCATACACAGATCCTCAAGTCCATCGAAGCAGAGAAGGCAAAGTTCAGCCGGGAAACAGAAATTATAAGCTCCTACCTTGAACGTTCCTTCCCCTTGAAGGCCTACAGGCTCATTGAACTGGCCTTTCGAGGTGAGCCTCAAGGTCGAACCTTCAAACTTGACGATTACCCGGCATGGACTCTAAAAATGAATGCCGAACGGGAATCCCTTCTGGACGAGACCCTCAAAGCAGCAGCCAGACATGGCAAGAGCGCAGACGCCCTCTTGCTCGCCCTGGAAGCAAGAAGGTCCCTCCGTGACAGGATCAAAGAGAGCCAGGCAAAAAGGGACACAAAGGCCCTCGACAGGGAAATAAGCGACCTCCAGACACGACTGGACGGCGAGAGAGATAGCCTTATTGTTATACGGGATCAGTTCTCCGAGAAGCGCCGCTCCCTGAACCAGCAAGTACTAAGAGAATGGTTCATCCGCTCCTTGCTTGTCGGCGTCTTTGTCGGCGTCTTTCTTAGCGGTTCCTGTTGGTTTATCACGAAGTCCCCAACCCTCTCCGGAGCCCAAACAAAAACCTCCTACCAGACAAGGGTGCCCTCGGCGCCGGGCATATTTTCTTTCTTCCGGCCGAAAGCGTCGCATCAACCCGCTTTGCTAAGGCCAGGGGAAGGCTGCGTTTTAAGAGGCTCGGCTTTTCGCTTCACCATCCAGCCGAAGAGCGCTTCAATCCCGCACGTCATCACGATGGCGCTCAAGGGTCTTCCCAAAAGCAAGACCGCGCTCAAGCTTGCTTCCATCCTGGGCGGAAACCCCGATACCCCCGCATCACCCTCACATCACCTGAGCGAGCCCGGAGGGCTCATCACCCACACGGCGAAGGCTTTAAAACACTCTGAGCCCTTGCTCACAATGCTGCCCGACCCCAAGATCGGCCCAGTAGCCATCCTGGCGCACGACATCGGGAAGGTCTTCACACTGGAAGGCAGGGGGGCAGGCCGTCCACATGACATCCCGGGTGCTGATATTCTCGCCTCGCTGCCCGAGCTGAGAGAGGAGTTCGATGCGACAACCGCCCGCTCGCTCCTGCTCGCCATAAGGCATCAGCACTCGAACGCGGAGATTCCGCTGAACGCCCCTCCCCTGACCCACACGATTCTCCAGTTTATCAAGAAGGCGGACCATGCCGCAGCGGCAGAGGAAAGCCGTGAGGCGGCACAGGAAACAAAACTCCTTGCCCCAAAAATCATCGAGGCGTTCCCTTTTGCCATTGCGGACCTCAACGTGAACGGCTGCAACGGAGGATCACCCGAAGGATTTTTAT
Proteins encoded:
- a CDS encoding HD domain-containing protein; protein product: MRDSDLAIGVVVLAAVIAGLLYFLFSTQLGGIGQWLRGPSHTQILKSIEAEKAKFSRETEIISSYLERSFPLKAYRLIELAFRGEPQGRTFKLDDYPAWTLKMNAERESLLDETLKAAARHGKSADALLLALEARRSLRDRIKESQAKRDTKALDREISDLQTRLDGERDSLIVIRDQFSEKRRSLNQQVLREWFIRSLLVGVFVGVFLSGSCWFITKSPTLSGAQTKTSYQTRVPSAPGIFSFFRPKASHQPALLRPGEGCVLRGSAFRFTIQPKSASIPHVITMALKGLPKSKTALKLASILGGNPDTPASPSHHLSEPGGLITHTAKALKHSEPLLTMLPDPKIGPVAILAHDIGKVFTLEGRGAGRPHDIPGADILASLPELREEFDATTARSLLLAIRHQHSNAEIPLNAPPLTHTILQFIKKADHAAAAEESREAAQETKLLAPKIIEAFPFAIADLNVNGCNGGSPEGFLCDGTLFLLKEPVKQRLLRHLNARDGGVFKGQDPVWNEIANALAEAKLITKKIGAKEAGQKSCLFAIKTPMGQQRAIALHASNLAPQLREKWLMGNIPKIEIL
- a CDS encoding TraU family protein; translation: MALKRVVVVLALFLFLVVETVGIAEESFFNWGSCLRWRITGICRIVCHRGHCHVWVRVRHWRPDEVAETVNVPGDTIWGKSFPGITASILGAPSGSVPSQAVNAASGMGGGGVRTATGPLMDEKFFETHVFGVPWSVMVTEQPFLNKWGCSGGKAGLMYASEPDPLWHNDQRDRGRDARSSMVGNWGPLYPRQGRAFHGSDVVASGLLSLRAMDLTAGIGGKQMQLGYPTKTAC